From the genome of Oncorhynchus masou masou isolate Uvic2021 unplaced genomic scaffold, UVic_Omas_1.1 unplaced_scaffold_13600, whole genome shotgun sequence:
GTATTGGTTCTGTCTGTGGCATGGGGAGTTTCACGAGCTTTTATATGCTGACACTTGGAGCTCCGGTATGTTTGGAACGTTCCTGTCATTGCCACAGTTCTCCACTGGGTGACACACTGCAGGGAAGTGGTGACGTCACTCCAGCCAGCTTCTAAATCAGGTAGTTGAGTAACAAGCTGGATGGAGTCCACAGTCCTGAGATATTAGTGGTGCTGTACTTAAAGCAGGTCACCTATTATTGGTTTCACTGATGAATGATTCACTTAACTTCAATATATTTATGACTTTTAAAAGTATTTTGAACCATATTGCTTTTGACATTTACAGTATTGATGGATGATTAGCAATGCATATTCTGTAACATGCAATAGTATCAGCAAAGTCAAACAAAGTTGCACAAAAGATCACAAGCTACGTTTGTAAAGAGTTTTCACCACAGGTGTCATTGCAAGAAAGGTCCAAATGTATTTGAACACATTCTAAAATAATCCATTTGAGAAATCATATTTTGAATAAAAGAAAATGCAGATTGTACAGCGTTATGAAATTGGTCATGTGTCAATTTTATGTTATAATATTGTTGAAAGTTGAAAAGAAAATTGTCTGGCATTATGTTTGTCATATTTACATCTGTTTTTAAATAACTAAAACGGTATTTTCTAGTTGTGGAAACTTGACCACCACATTCAATAAAACAGGACTTGCTCAAAAAACATTGCAAATCCTGACAAGTCCACGACATTTGTTTTCAGGGCGTCAGGGTTTATAAACATGTCATAAACATGTTAGAATCAGAACATTTTCAGGAGAGCTTTTTGAAAAttgaatttattgaaaatgataGTTGAAGAATTTCAGGCCAGTGAGCCTTTTTGAAAAGTTAATCTCATGTGAGATAATGGTCATTATGTTGATATCCATTGAAGAGATCATAACAACTGCAAAATTCTGATGTTTATATTTTATTGATTAAATTAAAAGCATATCATATTGATTGTTACAAGATATGATACGTACATGCATACAGTCtcaaaacataaaaaatatgtATTAGAAAATGTTTCATCCAGTGAAATTAAAATCAGTCCTCATGTGAAACGCTGTTCTCTTGTTTCTTCTGTGTGTCGGTGATGCTTCCCTCTGTCTTTGACAGGAATTGTGGGGTTTCCACATCCAGGCTACAGTTGATGGGAACCACTCTCTCTGCCACCTCCTCCTCACCAGATAATGGATTCTTTGGTGCCTGAATGTGGAGCTTCCCATCATGAGCCAGGGAGCAGGTGACTGTCTCAGGATTCACCCCTTCAGGCAGATATAACTCTTGTCTGAACTCTTGGCATCTGTAAGAGTAGGAGCCTTCCCCATCACCCAGCTTCTTCTCTGTTTTCCCACTGACTTTCAGCTTCCTGCCCACCTGCTTGACAGACAGCTCCTCTGGGGAAAAGTCTTTAGTGTCCAGTGTCAGGGCAAAgccctctccctctttatccaGCGTGTAGGAGACTGGTTGGATGGTCAAAGAGGATGGGACATTGTCCAACTCTTCAACGATGTGCTGCTGGAGCTTTGCCATCAGATCCAGACTGCTCTTGACTTCTAGCAGGTTTCTCTGCAGTAGATCCCGCTGGCTGAGAAGAGGTCGGACCTCTGGCCATAGACTGCGCACAGGCCAGTAGAAGTCCATCAATGGGCTGAGGGAAGACTGGAATCCTCGGGAACACAGCATCTTCAGTCAATGTTGAGTGTTGAGTCTTGTGTGTTCAGTGTTGGATGTATTGGTTTCTGTCTCGGCATGGGGAGTTTCACAGCTTTTATATGCTGACACTTGGAGCTCCAGTGTCTTCAGGAACGTTCCTGTCATTGCCACAGTTCTCCACTGGGTGACACACTGCAGGGAAGTGGTGACGTCACTCCAGCCAGCTTCTAAATCAGGTAGTTGAGTAACAAGCTGGATGGAGTCCACAGTCCTGAGATATTAGTGGTGCTGTACTTAAAGCAGGTCACCTATTATTGGTTTCACTGATGAATGATTCACTTAACTTCAATATATTTATGACTTTTAAAAGTATTTTGAACCATATTGCTTTTGACATTTACAGTATTGATGGATGATTAGCAATGCATATTCTGTAACATGCAATAGTATCAGCAAAGTCAAACAAAGTTGCACAAAAGATCACAAGCTACGTTTTAAAGAGTTTTCACCACAGGTGTCATTGCAAGAAAGGTCCAAATGTATTTGAACACATTCTAAAATAATCCACGGAGAAATCATATTTTGAATAAA
Proteins encoded in this window:
- the LOC135530521 gene encoding heat shock protein 30-like, which encodes MLCSRGFQSSLSPLMDFYWPVRSLWPEVRPLLSQRDLLQRNLLEVKSSLDLMAKLQQHIVEELDNVPSSLTIQPVSYTLDKEGEGFALTLDTKDFSPEELSVKQVGRKLKVSGKTEKKLGDGEGSYSYRCQEFRQELYLPEGVNPETVTCSLAHDGKLHIQAPKNPLSGEEEVAERVVPINCSLDVETPQFLSKTEGSITDTQKKQENSVSHED